In Gracilibacillus salitolerans, the sequence AAAGGTTGTATGTAAACCAAACCCAACAGAAGCTAAAACAATTAAAAATGCTACGCCCATCGCAGTGGCCAATACCGTCATAAATATTCTTGACTTACTTCGTTTCATATTATTGCGAACGAATCGCCATTGATCTTTAAAAGTCATGCACTAACTTCCTCCTTTACAATTTCCCCATCATGAATATGGATCTGTTTCGAAGCAATTCGAGCAACCTCTTCATCGTGAGTAATCATTAAAAATGTAATGCCTAAGTCTTGATTTAATCCGGTAATCAAATCTAAGATTTCTTGTTCGGTTTCACTGTCTAAACTACCTGTTGGTTCATCAGCAAGAATTATAGGTGGTTCTATTACGAGTGTTCTTGCGATACTTACCCGTTGCTGTTGGCCGCCAGACAATTCGCTTGGATAATGATGATGGTAATTGGAGAGACCGACTTTTTCTAATGTTTGTTCCGTTAATTCTACTCTCTCTTTTTCCGATAGTCCTTTTAATACTAAGGGTAGTTCAACATTTTCATAAGCTGTCATACTT encodes:
- a CDS encoding ABC transporter ATP-binding protein; protein product: MIDVKDINHTFLLGKKQNETALTVLKNISFSVDKGDILAITGKSGSGKSTLLNIIGGFMKPTSGSVFIKERNVTNLNEGEYADFRLDNIGFIFQNFQLIPSMTAYENVELPLVLKGLSEKERVELTEQTLEKVGLSNYHHHYPSELSGGQQQRVSIARTLVIEPPIILADEPTGSLDSETEQEILDLITGLNQDLGITFLMITHDEEVARIASKQIHIHDGEIVKEEVSA